In Cryptomeria japonica chromosome 10, Sugi_1.0, whole genome shotgun sequence, a genomic segment contains:
- the LOC131859107 gene encoding uncharacterized protein LOC131859107 gives MDSCHMLLCRPWKYDVDARHEGRKNVYTITKTGENFTMTPLPDDSKDKNILTSVMLVDEEFMKVLKEEDTPFFAIVVKPKDEPKKQPKSQEAKRKVGPKEVQDLLDKYKGIVADSTTDALPSQREISHCIDLIPSATFPNKVAYKFSPEQNAEVAKDPRIARERVH, from the coding sequence atggattCTTGTCATATGTTACTCTGCAGGCCTTGgaaatatgatgtagatgctaggcATGAAGGTAGGAAGAATGTTTATACCATCACCAAAACTGGAGAGAACTTCACCATGACCCCTCTCCCAGATGACAGTAAGGATAAGAATATTttgactagtgtcatgctagtagatgagGAGTTCATGAAGGTCTTAAAGGAGGAAGATACCCCTTTCTTTGCAATAGTTGTCAAGCCTAAGGATGAACCTAAGAAGCAACCTAAGAGTCAAGAGGCAAAGAGGAAAGTAGGCCCTAAGGAGGTTCAAGATTTGCTAGATAAGTATAAGGGAATAGTTGCAGACAGTACCACAGATGCTTTACCTTCTCAAAGGGAAATCAGTCATTGCATTGACCTTATACCAAGTGCAACATTTCCTAATAAGGTAGCCTACAAATTTTCCCCTGAGCAAAATGCAGAAGTTGCAAAAGATCCAAGAATTgctagagaaagggttcattag